One Leptospira saintgironsiae DNA segment encodes these proteins:
- a CDS encoding M24 family metallopeptidase, with amino-acid sequence MPIERRKGLLSKLSSKISKYTSKSIHTPTQEEKEGFLKAQRLAYQCVTETEKEIREGWTEIQAVKRMETFLRDHGVKAFLHRPFAWFGEHARFDGYKRFTQFHPSKRRLQADESFILDVSPVVDGYIGDIGYSSSLNKNTELDNGMRYLLKLRAELPKLFSSSMSSSEIWHKIDQDAKQNGFDNVHSLYPFAVLGHRVYKVHLPNISFPILPVSFASWFSLQGSFEFLSHKVLPELLTPDHEGEKTGLWAIEPHLGRGKTGFKFEEILVVEKDKAYWLDEQVPHVQKYGKLLEAV; translated from the coding sequence ATGCCAATAGAAAGAAGAAAAGGATTATTATCCAAACTCTCCTCCAAAATTTCCAAATACACTTCCAAATCTATCCACACTCCTACCCAAGAAGAAAAGGAAGGATTTTTAAAAGCCCAGAGATTGGCCTACCAATGTGTTACCGAGACAGAAAAGGAAATACGAGAAGGTTGGACCGAAATACAAGCAGTGAAACGAATGGAAACATTCTTGAGAGATCATGGAGTCAAAGCATTCTTACATCGTCCTTTTGCTTGGTTCGGAGAACATGCAAGATTTGACGGTTATAAAAGATTCACTCAATTCCATCCAAGTAAAAGAAGATTACAAGCAGACGAATCTTTCATTTTAGATGTGTCTCCCGTTGTGGATGGATATATCGGTGACATTGGATATTCTTCATCTCTAAATAAAAATACTGAGTTGGATAACGGAATGAGATATCTATTAAAACTCAGGGCAGAACTTCCTAAACTATTTTCTTCTTCTATGAGTTCTTCTGAGATCTGGCATAAGATAGATCAGGATGCAAAACAAAATGGATTCGATAATGTTCACTCTTTGTATCCATTTGCAGTTCTTGGACATAGAGTTTATAAAGTACATTTACCTAATATTTCTTTTCCCATATTGCCTGTTAGTTTTGCAAGTTGGTTTAGTCTACAGGGATCCTTTGAATTTCTTAGTCATAAGGTACTTCCCGAACTTTTGACTCCGGATCATGAAGGGGAAAAGACTGGTCTTTGGGCGATTGAACCTCATTTAGGAAGAGGAAAAACGGGCTTTAAATTCGAAGAGATCCTTGTGGTAGAAAAAGACAAAGCATATTGGTTGGATGAGCAAGTTCCTCATGTTCAAAAATACGGAAAATTATTGGAAGCAGTATGA
- a CDS encoding helix-turn-helix transcriptional regulator, whose translation MFVTNSMQTDFHTHYAATLAISLKNNIHIETEKGKEEYRAALVGPNTYHKTVSPGVEMIALLIDPETYEYSSISKFAKVGEVKKLDISPFLPLIERLWELYYGKLNDEEAWELHLDMLRAVFPFQKLEKVTDERIVQIANMIRKELPDSIRMKEIGKNFSVSEDRLIRLFKENLGIPMRRYLLWVRILEAAKLLKEGKSLTEAAHSAGFSDSAHFTRTFKENFGFVPSLFFGHLKSIEVRFCESGDLI comes from the coding sequence ATGTTTGTTACGAATTCCATGCAGACAGATTTCCATACCCATTATGCAGCTACCTTGGCCATTTCCTTAAAAAATAACATCCATATCGAAACTGAAAAAGGAAAAGAAGAATATCGCGCGGCCTTGGTAGGTCCCAATACATATCATAAAACTGTTTCTCCTGGCGTGGAGATGATCGCCTTACTCATTGATCCGGAAACCTACGAATATTCATCCATCTCAAAGTTTGCAAAAGTAGGAGAAGTGAAGAAGTTGGATATCTCTCCTTTCTTGCCTTTAATCGAGAGACTTTGGGAATTATATTACGGAAAACTAAATGATGAGGAAGCTTGGGAATTACATTTAGATATGCTTAGAGCAGTTTTTCCATTTCAAAAATTAGAAAAGGTCACGGATGAAAGAATTGTCCAGATCGCAAATATGATCCGTAAGGAATTGCCTGATAGTATTCGAATGAAGGAGATAGGTAAAAATTTTTCTGTTTCAGAAGACAGGTTGATCCGTCTTTTTAAGGAAAATTTAGGGATCCCGATGCGCAGATACTTATTATGGGTTCGGATCTTAGAAGCAGCAAAACTTTTGAAAGAAGGTAAGAGCCTTACAGAGGCAGCACATTCCGCGGGTTTCTCCGACTCGGCACATTTCACTCGGACTTTTAAAGAAAATTTTGGATTTGTTCCTTCTTTATTTTTCGGACATCTAAAATCTATCGAGGTTCGGTTTTGCGAATCTGGTGATCTGATCTAA
- a CDS encoding DUF1016 N-terminal domain-containing protein has translation MQANRELGKLLNQVEKGLNTTERSKGSWIKILSTELKKKLKRGFSERMLFYAKKFYEVYGESKVNPNLNWSYYRILSGIEDAKLRKTLETEIIRNNWTLEDLVIRLRESGELYVGKTPRWDRPTGKLNHYKIIKTISRKLSLDLGFYCYLSLESKIKFKENTLVEVSKKHGKNILTKLNSKDATLYIYSGQVERVVDGDTIIVQLNLGFDLTSRQRIRLHKVWAAELGTKEGKSSFHFLEKKLPKGKQVIVKSKGKDIYGRYVGDVLYSSNKNDDIATILKTGIFLNQELGSSSENPIIEE, from the coding sequence ATACAAGCAAATCGAGAGTTAGGCAAGCTGCTCAACCAAGTAGAGAAAGGTTTAAATACAACAGAAAGAAGCAAAGGAAGCTGGATCAAGATCCTCTCTACAGAGTTAAAAAAGAAACTCAAACGAGGTTTTTCGGAGAGAATGTTATTCTATGCTAAGAAGTTCTATGAGGTATACGGAGAATCAAAGGTTAATCCCAATCTCAACTGGAGTTATTACAGAATACTATCTGGAATAGAAGATGCGAAACTTCGTAAAACATTAGAAACAGAAATAATCCGAAACAACTGGACCTTAGAAGACCTTGTGATTCGCCTGAGAGAATCCGGTGAGTTATATGTAGGCAAAACGCCTAGATGGGACCGTCCAACTGGAAAGTTAAACCATTATAAAATCATTAAAACAATTTCAAGGAAACTTAGCCTGGACTTAGGATTTTATTGTTACCTAAGCTTAGAAAGCAAAATTAAGTTTAAAGAGAATACTTTAGTAGAAGTTAGTAAAAAGCATGGTAAGAATATTCTAACAAAACTAAACTCGAAGGATGCAACCCTTTACATATACTCAGGCCAAGTGGAGCGAGTTGTAGACGGAGATACGATCATAGTACAACTAAACCTGGGTTTTGACTTAACATCCAGGCAGAGAATCAGATTACATAAAGTTTGGGCTGCTGAACTTGGTACAAAAGAAGGTAAGAGTTCCTTCCACTTTCTCGAAAAGAAACTCCCTAAGGGTAAACAGGTAATAGTAAAGAGCAAAGGAAAGGACATCTATGGTCGATACGTAGGCGATGTTCTTTATTCATCAAATAAGAATGATGATATAGCGACCATATTGAAGACAGGTATCTTTCTGAACCAAGAACTTGGGAGTTCATCAGAAAACCCTATCATAGAAGAATAA